The proteins below come from a single Zea mays cultivar B73 chromosome 8, Zm-B73-REFERENCE-NAM-5.0, whole genome shotgun sequence genomic window:
- the LOC103637310 gene encoding uncharacterized protein, with translation MHTRSRSLFFLSCSDPKNPSLITILVLAFGVVFPPKATADDVVLQRFALAPADPASNSIISFNVTATVSLWNPNMYRAIEYGALAVTFSFNGTRFDDSASVPGFKHKARKTATQSVRVGGVGKPIKLTRPGVGEFRAENDTGSFGVEMRRDMVLQHKGQSHPTFKPPRVVATADLANVPRPIDPPLPLSAARHR, from the coding sequence atgcACACCCGCTCGCGATCCTTGTTTTTCCTCTCCTGTTCAGATCCAAAAAACCCTAGCCTCATCACCATCCTGGTGCTCGCCTTCGGCGTGGTGTTCCCGCCCAAGGCCACGGCCGACGACGTCGTGCTACAGCGGTTCGCGCTGGCGCCCGCCGACCCGGCGTCTAACTCCATCATCTCCTTCAACGTCACCGCCACGGTGTCGCTCTGGAACCCCAACATGTACCGGGCCATCGAGTACGGCGCGCTCGCCGTGACCTTCTCCTTCAATGGCACCCGCTTCGACGACTCTGCGTCCGTGCCGGGGTTCAAGCACAAGGCGCGGAAGACGGCGACACAGAGCGTCAGAGTCGGCGGCGTGGGCAAGCCCATCAAGCTGACCAGACCCGGGGTGGGTGAGTTTCGGGCGGAGAACGACACGGGCAGCTTCGGCGTGGAGATGCGGCGGGACATGGTGCTCCAGCACAAGGGCCAATCCCACCCCACCTTCAAGCCTCCTCGCGTCGTCGCAACCGCAGATCTGGCCAACGTCCCCCGACCGATCGACCCCCCTCTCCCCCTCAGCGCGGCGAGGCACAGGTGA
- the LOC100383760 gene encoding uncharacterized protein LOC100383760, with protein MGASRARSEQGEKGRPSAVSRGEHRRAAGHDHGWSRVGAGGSSAGTGQRVAARARSKEEDAVEGMSSGRGWSRAHAQEKKWSAMAPLDWKQTRERKRSGCALEERSSDRATRNRDAVARKSRGQSELAAMAGAPNPAQRKTGQGQGRRRLESEQGLGRDASSEASGRACLNFMLELSGGWISAQGKENPEPRTEKG; from the coding sequence ATGGGAGCTTCACGAGCGAGATCGGAGCAGGGAGAGAAGGGGCGACCGAGCGCCGTCTCCCGCGGCGAGCACCGACGAGCAGCAGGGCACGACCATGGATGGAGCCGGGTTGGAGCTGGAGGGAGCTCGGCTGGGACTGGTCAGAGGGTCGCGGCTCGCGCAAGGAGCAAGGAGGAAGACGCGGTAGAGGGGATGAGCAGCGGACGCGGCTGGAGCAGAGCTCACGCGCAGGAAAAAAAATGGAGCGCCATGGCACCACTCGACTGGAAGCAGACCAGAGAGAGAAAAAGGAGTGGCTGCGCGCTAGAGGAGAGATCGAGCGACCGGGCGACGAGGAACAGGGACGCCGTGGCCAGGAAAAGCAGGGGGCAGAGCGAGCTTGCGGCCATGGCAGGGGCTCCAAATCCTGCGCAGAGAAAAACAGGACAGGGGCAGGGAAGAAGACGCCTGGAATCCGAGCAAGGGCTTGGCCGGGACGCGTCAAGTGAAGCTTCAGGGCGCGCGTGCTTGAATTTTATGCTTGAGTTGAGCGGCGGCTGGATAAGCGCGCAGGGAAAAGAAAATCCAGAGCCACGAACAGAGAAGGGATGA